The sequence CTGATGGTTTCTGTTATCCTGTAAATAGAATAATTGTTCATCCTCTGGAAAATTTTGCGGCTTTGTTTTATGGAATCTATTATTACGGAAATTCCAGGTTGGGTAAAGACAATTGAAGCAGCTGATTTCGCAGCATCTGTTGCTCCTGCTACTGCAATTCCTACATTGGCTTTTTTAAGTGCAGGAGAGTCGTTAACACCATCTCCAGTCATACCTACAATATGTCATTTATCCTGAAGTAATTCAACTATATGATATTTATGTTCTGGGAAAACCTCTGCAAACCCGTCTGTTTCCTCAATAATTTTTTCTGCTTTTCTATCTGTTTTATCGACAAAGTCTTTAGGAATAATGATGTTAGTTCCAAGATTAACCTCTCTAGAGATCTCTTTTGCAATTGCAATATGGTCTCCAGTCACCATCTTTACATTTACCCCCATTGATTCAGCTGTTTTTATGGTTTCTGCTGAATCTTCACGTGGAGAGTCATAAAGCCCAAAAAGACCTGCATACTGCCATTTTCCTGATTTATCAGTTATTGCAACTCCAAGTGCACGATATCCTTTTTCAGCGAATTTATCTACATATTCATTCATTTTCTCTGCGATTTTTTTATCTTCACCAGTAAGAGATAATATAACTTGAGTTGCACCTTTTGAAACTTTAAAATGTTTACTTTCGCTGGCTATTGAAGCTTCAGTGCGCTTTGAAACTGGATCAAATGGTTTGAATTTAATTATTTTGTATTCTTCAATAGGCTGTTCTTTAGTTTTGAAGAGTATTGCAACATCTATTGGATCCTTACTGTCTTGTGGTGATGCTATTTTGCCATAGAGAAGCACATAATCTTCTTTAAATCCATCAAATGTTTTTATTTCTCCAAGTTTTAATTCATTCTTGGTAATTGTACCTGTTTTATCGGCGCATAATACATCCACGCCTGCCATTTCTTCAATAGCTACCAGTTTGCTTACTATTGCTTCTTTTTTTTGCCAGAGCTACTGCGCCGACAGCCATTGTAACAGAAAGTACTGCAGGTAAAGCTATAGGTATTGATGCAACCACGAGGACAAGTGCAAACTGCAGTGTATCAAAAAGACTTTGATGTCGGAACAATGAAGCTATAAAAATGATTGCTACCATAATCGCAGCCAGTATAATTAAATAATCTCCAATTTTTATAACAGTTTTTTGAAGGAAACTTTTGGTTTCAGCGCTCAAAAATCTTTGATTTTTGGCGTCCCAAACACAAAGCATTCGAAAATTTTCAATTTTCGATGTCCTCAAAATCTTTGATTTTGGGACATGCAAAAAACCAAAAGTTTTTTGCGGTTGCGAAATGTAATTTCGCAAACATCACAATCAAAGATTGTGAATACGTCAAACACTTTGTGTTTGACCGTGTTTGAGGACTTTTTCTACTAACTGGGCAGTTTTACCAAAATAAGTGTTTAGTCCAGTTGCAGTTACAACTGCATTTGTTTCTCCCTGGCTTACAACTGAACCAGAATAAGCAATATCTGAAGATTTTTTATCTGCAGGGAGGGATTCCCCAGTTAAAGCAGATTCATCTGCAGAAATACTGTCCATTATTTTTGAATCTGCAGGGATAATGTCTCCGGAACCAATATGTATAATATCGCCAGGAACAAGTTCTTTGGCAGATATTTCCTGCCATTTGCCATCACGCAGTACCCTTGCTTTTAATGCCAATTTTTCTTTAAGTAGTTCAATAGCATTACTTGCTTTATGCTCCTGCCAGAATCCTACAACGGCATTTAAAGCCAGCAGTGTAGATATTATCCCAAAATCTGCCAAATGTTGAATTAAAGCAGATAAAATAATTGCTACTTCTATAAGCCATGGCATTGGCCCCCAGAAATATTTAATGAATTTAACAATAGGGTTAATTTTTTTTTCAGAAATTTCATTGGGACCATACTCTTGGAACCTTTTTTGGGCTTCAGAGGATGAAATTCCCTTTTTACTGGAGTATAGTTTTTTAAATAATTCTTCAAATGAACTTTTTTTCGCTTCTTCTGCGCTTATAATTATTTTATCCATAATAATGCCTTTAAATTTGTTTATATGTATAAATAATGTCTGAATTATGGATATAATCAAGTTTAGGCGGATTTATAAATTAATATTATAAAATATGGATTTAAATCTTTATTTTATGTTTAAATTGAAGCAGTGGCCCATAATTTTTAAAGAAGTTAATTAAATTACATATGTTATTATTAACAATATAATATATGGTGCTTATTGTTAAAAAGAATGCACATATGATGCTTAAAACCAAAACATTTATATACTATAAATGACAACCTATTATAGTAACTCAAGTTAACTAAAATATAATTCATAGTTAAAATTAATTCTAATTAAATAAAATCAGTATTATCAAATAAAAAGAGGTAAAATATGGCTGATAAAGAAATGAAACTAAAAGTTGCAGAAGCAATTTCGCAGTCAGACGTTGGTAGATCAATTGCGAGAATTGACCCGGCATGTATGCAGGAACTAGGTCTTATAGATGGAGACATAGTAGAAATTGAAGGAAAGAAGATAACAGCAGCAATAGCAGCATCATCTCAATCAGACATTGGTTTAGGTATAATAAGGATTGATGGACACATAAGGAAAAATGTAGGCGCTTCAATCGGTGAAGAAATAACAGTAACACGTGCAGATACAAAGGATGCTGAAAAGGTAGTCTTAGCACCTGTAGATCAACAAATAATGGTCAAGGGAGATGTAAGAGCGGCATTTGCAGGAAGAGTTTTAACTAAAGGAGATATAATTGTATCTGGTTTTAGGCAACCAGCAACAGCTATGAGAGGAAGTCTTTTTGATGAGTTCTTCAGGGATGTAGGGATGAACATGTCTCCTATGGGGGAAATAAAACTTGCAGTAGTCTCAACAAAACCTAAGGGTGTAGTTAAAGTCACTCAAATGACTGACGTTGAAATTCAACCAAATCCTGTAGATGTCTCCAAGCTTGAAGGAGTTAAAAACATAGTAGATGTGACCTATGAAGATATAGGTGGCCTTAAAGACGAAGTTAAAAAAGTAAGGGAAATGATAGAGATCCCACTTAAAAGGCCGGAACTCTTTGAAAGACTGGGAATATCACCTCCTAAAGGTGTACTAATGCACGGTCCTCCTGGAACAGGTAAAACACTCCTTGCCAAGGCGGTTGCAAACGAAAGTGACGCTCACTTCATAACCATTAACGGGCCTGAGATCATGAGTAAATATGTAGGCGGATCTGAAGAAAGGCTCAGAGAAATATTTGAAGAAGCTGAAGAAAATTCCCCATCTATAATATTTATAGATGAACTCGATGCGATTGCACCAAAACGTGAGGAAGTTACAGGCGAAGTTGAGCGCAGGACAGTAGCACAGCTTTTAACCCTCATGGACGGCCTTAAATCAAGAGGACAGGTTGTTGTAATTGGTGCAACCAACAGAGTAGACTCCATTGACCAGGCACTCAGAAGACCTGGAAGATTCGACAGGGAAATTGAAATAGGAGTCCCTGATAAAGATGGAAGGCTGGAAGTACTTCAAATACACACAAGAGGAATGCCTTTAGATGAAGATGTTGACTTGGAGAAAATTGCAGAAGTTACACATGGATTTGTAGGTGCAGACTTAGAGTCCCTTGCTAAAGAATCTGCAATGAGAGTTTTAAGAAGGATCCTTCCAGAAATAAAAGCAGATGAGGAAATTCCAAAAGAAGTTCTTCAGAAAATGATCGTCAAAGAAGCTGACTTTAGAGCGGCTTTAAAAGAAATTCAACCATCTGCACTTAGAGAAGTCCTGGTACAGGTTCCTGATATCAAATGGGATGATATAGGTGGCCTTGAAAAAGCAAAACAGGAATTAAGAGAAGCTGTAGAATGGCCGCTTAAATATCCTGAGAAATTCGAAAAATTTGGAGTTAGACCACCTAAAGGTGTCCTTATCTACGGACCTCCTGGAACTGGTAAGACTTTACTTGCTAAGGCTGTTGCAAACGAAAGTGATTCCAACTTCATTGCAATAAAAGGTCCTGAGCTTCTATCTAAATGGGTTGGTGAATCTGAAAAAGGTGTAAGGGAAGTTTTCAGAAGGGCAAGGCAAACAGCTCCTACTGTTATATTCTTCGATGAAATAGATTCTATTGCATCCACAAGAAGCGGAGGAAGTACTGATTCTGGAGTTACCCAGAGGGTTGTAAACCAGCTTTTAACAGAAATTGACGGAATGGAAGAACTGCAGGATGTTGCAATTATCGCAGCTACAAACAGGATAGATATAATGGATCCGGCTTTACTTAGGCCTGGAAGATTTGATAGACACGTTAAAGTTGATGAACCAGATGAAGAAACAAGACTTGCAATATTCAAGGTCCATACTCAGGATATGCCAATTGCAGAAGATGTAGACTTGAAATATTTAGCTAAAAATACAGCAGGATATGTTGGTGCTGATATAGAGGCTGTATGCCGTGAAGCGGCCATGCTGACACTCAGACATGACATGGAATCTGAAGATATTAAAATGAAATACTTCAAAAAAGCTATGAAAAAAGTCAAAAAGGACGAAAAAGACGTTGAATTAGTGCAGTATCACTAATTCTGTTTATTGGGAAGTTATAAATTAATTTCCTCTTTATTTTTAAGTTTTAAAATGTAATTTATTTTAATTACACTCATTTCTGATGTGAAATTCAAAATGTTAATTTAAAGTTAATGGGAATTGTAATTAATATAATTAAAAAAAAATTCAAATAAGATTTACTTTAATCCAACCAGCATTACAATTTAATACAACACGTGATTTATGCACAAGATCATGGACATCATGAGCATTAAATTAATGTTTTTAAGATTTAACTGAATTATTTTAATTAAATAAAAAGTAGTTTTATAACCTTTATAAAAAGATTAATTTCTTATTTTGTGATTTAATATTAAAAAGTAGTTTTTTTATAGCCTTTTAAGATAAGTGAAAGACTAATTATTCTATGATTCAAAAAGAGTTTTGATATAACTTTTAAAGTTAAGTGAAAGATTTACTTATTCAGATCAGCTTTAGAGATTTTTCTTATAGTTTTTGGAATTCGTGAATATGTTTCTAATACCTCGTCTTCGATGTATTTTTTAAGGTCTTCAATTTGGAGTATATAATCATCGATCATGTCTATAACTTCTTTATATGGAGTAAGGTTATTTTCACGTTCTTTTTCCAGCTTTTTTCTTTTTTCTGTAGCACTTAATTTTTTCCCGCTACCGAATATACCAAGGACTTTAGGTTTCTCTATTATGGAATCATCTAAATACAAATTTCTTATGTTTCTCATATCCTGAGATACACTGTGTTTTAATTTTGAAACATCACTTTGAAGTCTATTTAGTTTAACCAATGTTGTTCTTGCTTCAAAATCGGTGGATAAATTCAGATCAGACTCTTCAATGTACATTCCCTGAAGCTTTTCATAATATACACCGGGATCCAGGATTTCTTCATGATTCTCCATATCTAAAGATTAGAAAGAATCATTATATAAACATTGTTAATAATTAGCCAATTATACTGCATAATATAAAATATTACTAATTTTAATATGTTATTTATTAATTATTCAGTAAAAATAATTCAGAATTTAGTCATTTAAACTGATTTAGATGTCTAAAAGTAATTAAAGTATCATTAAGATTTATTTGCATTTAGATTCTGCACTTAAATTTAAATATTTGTATATAATGAATGAACAAATATTTTTGACGTTATTTAAATAGGATAATTTGTTTATGTGTTTTGAGGGAATTTTCACATTTCATTCACTATAATACTAAAGTAAGTTTAAATATAATCGATTATATATGTGTACATTGGAAAATTCATATATTATGATAAAATAGCTAATTTTAAGCTTTATTTTAAGCACAACCAATGTTAAAGGTGAAAAGATGAGTTATGATGTAAAAGATATTTCACTTGCACCCGAAGGTAAGAAAAAAATAGATTGGGTACAAAGGCATATGCCTGTTTTAGAGCATATAAAAGCAGAATACGAAAAAGAAAAACCATTTAAAGGAATTACAATAGCTTCATGCTTACATTTAGAACCAAAAACTATAAATTTAGGATTAACACTTTTAGCAGGTGGTGCTGAAGTTGCAATGACTGGATGTAATCCTCTTTCAACTCAAGATGATGCTACAGCTGCAGGGGCAACTATGGGCCTTAATATGTACGGCTGGAGAGAAGAAACCACAGAAGAATACTATGAAACTATCCATAAAGTACTTGATCATGAGCCAGACATTTTAATTGATGATGGGGCAGATATGATATTTTTGGTACATAAGGAAAGACCAGAACTTATAGAAAATATAATGGGTGCATGTGAGGAAACCACCACTGGAATTCACAGACTTAAGGCTATGGCGGAAGATAAAGCATTAAAATTCCCAGTTATTGCTGTAAATGATGCATATACTAAATATTTATTTGATAATAGATATGGAACTGGACAATCAACTTTTGATTCGATAATGGGTTCAACAAATGTCCTTATTGCAGGTAAAACTGTTGTTGTTTGTGGATACGGCTGGTGCGGCCGAGGTATTGCAATGAGGGCAAACGGCTTAGGTGCAAATGTCATTGTAACTGAAATAGACCCTATAAGAGCTTTAGAAGCAAAAATGGATGGATACAGGGTAATGAAAGTAGCAGAAGCAGTTAAATATGCAGATCTTCTTCTAACTGTCACTGGAGATATAGACGTAGTTACAAAGGAACACTTTAAAAATATGAAAGACGGATGTATACTTGCAAATTCTGGGCATTTCAACGTAGAGATAAACAAGGGCGATCTTATGGATATGGCTGTTAAGCATGAACAGTTAAAACCAGATATTGAAGGCTTTGTGATGGAAGATGGAAGGGAATTTTATCTTCTTGCAGATGGAAGGCTTGTTAATTTAGCAGGAGAACGCGGTCAGGGACATCCCGCAGAAATTATGGACATGAGTTTTGCAGTACAGGCATTGTCGGCTAAACATCTTTTGGGGGCTAAATTGGAAAACAAAGTTTATAAAGCTCCTGATGAAATTGATGATAGAGTCTCAAGACTAAAATTAAAGGCAATGGATATTGAAATAGATGAATTAAGCCCAAGACAGTCTGAATATCTTGCAAATTGGGAAGAAGGGACTTAAACTCTTCTATTATTTTTTTAACGCTCATGTCGGGAGTATTGTGCAGATATTACATTTAAATTATTATGTAATTTTTGATTAAATAAATGAAATTTTTTAAAACAAGTTCAACTTAAATTAACCCGTAAACATGTTAATGAAGTATAAACATACACGTGATAATAAACATGAGCGTTTAATTATGTTTTTAAATGTGAATCTAATTTTAGCAGGTTTTATAAATGGTGGTCTTTAAAAAGATAATAAATAAAGGAAATAATCCTGTACGTCTTTTTATTGGGGGAGTCCACGGGAAAGAAGGACTTACAACTGTAGATGCCCTTTTGCAAATTTCTGAAGTTGATGTTAAAAACGGCAGCCTTACAATGTATAATTTTGATAAGAGCCCTTATATCAGCACACTTGACAGACATTATTACGGTTCTGATAGGGGTAAAGAGATTGTATCTATAATTAGAGACATTAAACCTGAAATGTACGTTGAACTGCACTGTTATAATTCAAACAGTT is a genomic window of Methanobacterium veterum containing:
- a CDS encoding P-type ATPase, with the translated sequence MLCVWDAKNQRFLSAETKSFLQKTVIKIGDYLIILAAIMVAIIFIASLFRHQSLFDTLQFALVLVVASIPIALPAVLSVTMAVGAVALAKKRSNSKQTGSY
- a CDS encoding HAD-IC family P-type ATPase, encoding MDKIIISAEEAKKSSFEELFKKLYSSKKGISSSEAQKRFQEYGPNEISEKKINPIVKFIKYFWGPMPWLIEVAIILSALIQHLADFGIISTLLALNAVVGFWQEHKASNAIELLKEKLALKARVLRDGKWQEISAKELVPGDIIHIGSGDIIPADSKIMDSISADESALTGESLPADKKSSDIAYSGSVVSQGETNAVVTATGLNTYFGKTAQLVEKVLKHGQTQSV
- a CDS encoding CDC48 family AAA ATPase; this encodes MADKEMKLKVAEAISQSDVGRSIARIDPACMQELGLIDGDIVEIEGKKITAAIAASSQSDIGLGIIRIDGHIRKNVGASIGEEITVTRADTKDAEKVVLAPVDQQIMVKGDVRAAFAGRVLTKGDIIVSGFRQPATAMRGSLFDEFFRDVGMNMSPMGEIKLAVVSTKPKGVVKVTQMTDVEIQPNPVDVSKLEGVKNIVDVTYEDIGGLKDEVKKVREMIEIPLKRPELFERLGISPPKGVLMHGPPGTGKTLLAKAVANESDAHFITINGPEIMSKYVGGSEERLREIFEEAEENSPSIIFIDELDAIAPKREEVTGEVERRTVAQLLTLMDGLKSRGQVVVIGATNRVDSIDQALRRPGRFDREIEIGVPDKDGRLEVLQIHTRGMPLDEDVDLEKIAEVTHGFVGADLESLAKESAMRVLRRILPEIKADEEIPKEVLQKMIVKEADFRAALKEIQPSALREVLVQVPDIKWDDIGGLEKAKQELREAVEWPLKYPEKFEKFGVRPPKGVLIYGPPGTGKTLLAKAVANESDSNFIAIKGPELLSKWVGESEKGVREVFRRARQTAPTVIFFDEIDSIASTRSGGSTDSGVTQRVVNQLLTEIDGMEELQDVAIIAATNRIDIMDPALLRPGRFDRHVKVDEPDEETRLAIFKVHTQDMPIAEDVDLKYLAKNTAGYVGADIEAVCREAAMLTLRHDMESEDIKMKYFKKAMKKVKKDEKDVELVQYH
- the ahcY gene encoding adenosylhomocysteinase; its protein translation is MSYDVKDISLAPEGKKKIDWVQRHMPVLEHIKAEYEKEKPFKGITIASCLHLEPKTINLGLTLLAGGAEVAMTGCNPLSTQDDATAAGATMGLNMYGWREETTEEYYETIHKVLDHEPDILIDDGADMIFLVHKERPELIENIMGACEETTTGIHRLKAMAEDKALKFPVIAVNDAYTKYLFDNRYGTGQSTFDSIMGSTNVLIAGKTVVVCGYGWCGRGIAMRANGLGANVIVTEIDPIRALEAKMDGYRVMKVAEAVKYADLLLTVTGDIDVVTKEHFKNMKDGCILANSGHFNVEINKGDLMDMAVKHEQLKPDIEGFVMEDGREFYLLADGRLVNLAGERGQGHPAEIMDMSFAVQALSAKHLLGAKLENKVYKAPDEIDDRVSRLKLKAMDIEIDELSPRQSEYLANWEEGT